One region of Polypterus senegalus isolate Bchr_013 chromosome 11, ASM1683550v1, whole genome shotgun sequence genomic DNA includes:
- the LOC120539009 gene encoding uncharacterized protein LOC120539009 isoform X2, with protein MTTVLKCALLVENKTDYKKDMLIGKLEGRNHQSVPLIHVTRRDKDQSQSFANQIKMEGNHIIIQKPGYYYVYAQTTFKLNKTGHHLIMQILKQTKSYSKFVVVSNSDEKLQFDKDDNIWTLSQNTILKLGEEDRLQFHVTPEDNIWYNNMPSSFYGAYKISDDF; from the exons ATGACTACAGTTCTGAAATGTGCTTTGCTG gttgaaaataaaactgactaTAAAAAAG ATATGTTGATTGGAAAACTAGAGGGAC GCAATCATCAAAGTGTGCCTCTGATTCATGTGACAA GACGTGACAAAGACCAATCACAATCATTTGCTAATCAGATAAAAATGGAAGGTAACCACATTATCATTCAAAAACCTGGATATTATTATGTCTACGCACAAACCACCTTTAAACTGAATAAGACAGGGCATCATTTGATCATGCAAATACTAAAGCAAACAAAGAGTTATAGTAAGTTTGTGGTAGTTAGTAACTCTGATGAAAAGCTGCAGTTTGACAAGGATGATAATATCTGGACACTTTCTCAAAACACAATACTTAAACTTGGAGAGGAAGATCGCCTGCAATTTCATGTGACACCAGAAGACAACATATGGTATAATAATATGCCCTCGAGCTTCTATGGAGCCTACAAAATTTCTGATGATTTCTGA